From the Methanomassiliicoccus luminyensis B10 genome, one window contains:
- a CDS encoding RHS repeat domain-containing protein, which translates to MNGQYISPGSGQLTLVQNDVSITGRGGLDLGVSRIYQQPKYFMHNTPYDYKAFPSCNMGRFWSLDLPWMDDRYVYLANGQRFVIQWGNEGDAKEFVNHDGVHFVLRDVNKQGTKYYELITSAGLRYQFDHSGYALKKISDLANYDPGAASYTEPYNCLTLEYSGSRLTSITDSALGRTITFYYNSNGLLSSIMRPDGETIQYGYAQHDGQQFLASVTDADDRVTTFTYDPSSNYLLNSITYPSGGKVQYTYGVDQTPATEVTSRLVISESIRNAATNALIRQTSFDYKIVNGKVTYCKLVNYDETGTIQGSNIYIFQSTLKSSSEIVLGPAGEQMQKTTTWYDARGQPSRVDTYSGSSAEVSYSEYMAYDDWGNVIFTRDALGHDSYYSYANTDTQNSFQGGTILERTSTGKIFHDAFDDWDLSDWTVDAGAGSVQLDGSADPTRAPSLKLTRTTTSGDLSATHQFAGQSGNFNIQTSFMTRNTLPNYIMAMSGSTARINFESQGGYFKYYTGSAWVSVAPCAPNTWYDVGFAVKYSSNAYDIYIDGVLVKSNVPLLASGQLNAIRFQANSNGGTATALWFDDVRIYKSSTVTVSGLEADDIVELYNSRGELLDRSKSGTLSIPPFSRLSLPAYIRLLKVGDTSISTPMMDIWGGDAYSVVDGTFIAGVKGISSGYAQSRSSIADDAWPSGSTTYSFMMEYSWITDSDYAVTSDKYRQSGYSISIYNHGHGFKSTTSYMRVNASDAIVQYIWLEDGKMPQEIVLQYFVNGVWKRAYWGGDTSGNDAFTTLVPSELEPLSQHIHRIGNVPQITGQWAQLTVKASDLGIPDGSNIYGIIYGLRGGTAKWDSSGVHGLGVRVDGLSSGMTVKMTLVNGTTVSKTATSGSVTLDLYSQGVRAFPISASFEIYDSVGTLVYASPVYDEIYNYDKFSYEGTDFYANNIKSDLHSSLAGALTYQNDEGTTAQDSYIKYNYDGYPIASKSRLGSGWACTESFYDICGNLVSSTDAAGVRTYYEYGDGRTYLERTWGAAIGEAVEELENFGSPSGWTLSKGSSNGNVAWLVGQYSTSRYCSPSSSVELGFTTGAPSTYDTGSVTAWKEYNIAEVNEISTKMYVSEHSHDGRQWDTLDSAIRMRLYDASGTNYATYAYWLACWRQSTDNRTAPDSYTKVIYGKPPMNAWLDVVLHPSEDWDIDWSDCSKVRIELHVYGSGTVADKFRVNYDDLSIHGRAQDERGRTSYSYDLATGRLNSVTDAYDATTSYQYDVLGRTVRTTNPDGTSVSIEYDDENNKAAYYDELGRKTVSYYDVIGRLVKVESYGLSSTPHSQVTYEYNWQDLPVRVVDEMGRATEYSYDYLGRQTSAAVYDEGTGATTINDDFTSTAGWQPYSHRSWLTSSFSTEQYHSAGQSVKLTSIGGGADGQDYGTTTMSKDLSASEISDLSVKMFVSEYSHNGWQWDRLESGIKLRLYDASGSNYANYTYWLSCWTQSSDSRTTTDPNTKVIYGKPALNTWLNIVLHPSDDWNIDWSRCDDVRFEFFVDIGGSNADRFTVYYDDLSVECAGSVTSRYASYTEYDDVNRLVTYIDELGNKKVMKYDVLGRLNASREYHSSTQYYETLMSYDAAGNLKTVRQANGEVTRMHYDALGRQTSILYPDGFSESWTYDNAGKVLTSTSRSGLVTTSSYDGFGYLTSVASEDDTITTGYDLKGRVVEKSNDLGTITYQYDDMDRVVEMIEIVDGVPFTLSYEYDDVGNLLHVDYPDSGRVSYVYDDLDRLVDIVSGGTNLLHLAYNLDGSVATETYLGGNSVVSYSYNGRGWVSGISAEDRYGADILGLRYNYDAAGNVLRIQDSVGPAGTEDYTYDALGRLTKATGAWGSIQYGYDAVGNRIWKNENGNNVSYSYGVYNQLSSDGTWGYRYDEDGNVAWKETSSLKYNYLYDPLGRMSSVVKYQWQSGSWVSAVMGEYGYDANGARAMTIDPSGTSRFVYSGHDPVYEVSSDGTTNKYVYANGRLAVRIVDGTENDCYISDALGSTRLVLKNGNAGPQDILFSAVTYKPFGAVYSPTGYDQVMFAGEMIDGTGLVYLFARYYDPELGRFLALDPELGSLSMPQTLNRYVYCVNSPLMFIDPTGMSIFGDIGNWFSNNWKTVAVVAVCVVLTVATAGVASPALALAASVAIGAGTSALDYGLNAGSSFSWEGLAASTAIGAGTGAIGFGAGAAITKLAAKGLAATAGSITSKLSPISKSLPSNGRFAVIGESMTRVNEFKLKYGGETMRKLPSTMPEAKMEVKNIKWINKMMDKGYPVVDLGRNPEFVKMGLETKKFYQLELKEIAARGYENVIKINWP; encoded by the coding sequence ATGAACGGCCAGTATATCTCCCCGGGGTCAGGCCAGCTAACCCTCGTTCAGAACGATGTCTCCATCACCGGCCGGGGAGGCCTGGACCTCGGGGTATCGAGGATATACCAGCAACCGAAATATTTCATGCACAATACGCCATATGATTACAAGGCGTTCCCGTCCTGCAACATGGGCCGGTTCTGGTCGCTCGACCTGCCGTGGATGGATGATCGGTACGTGTACCTGGCCAACGGGCAGCGCTTCGTCATTCAGTGGGGTAATGAAGGCGATGCCAAAGAGTTCGTCAATCACGACGGGGTGCATTTCGTCCTGCGTGACGTGAACAAGCAAGGGACGAAATATTACGAGCTGATCACGTCGGCCGGACTGAGATATCAGTTCGATCACTCCGGCTACGCTCTCAAGAAGATATCTGATCTCGCGAACTATGATCCCGGTGCCGCTTCATACACGGAACCATACAACTGCCTGACCCTCGAGTATAGCGGCAGCCGCCTTACATCCATAACCGATTCGGCACTGGGACGGACCATAACGTTCTACTACAACTCCAATGGGCTGCTGAGCAGCATAATGCGGCCGGACGGGGAAACGATCCAGTACGGCTACGCTCAGCACGATGGACAGCAGTTCCTTGCGTCAGTGACCGATGCCGATGACAGGGTCACCACGTTCACCTATGATCCGAGCAGCAACTATCTGCTCAACAGCATAACCTATCCGAGCGGAGGAAAGGTGCAGTACACTTACGGTGTGGATCAGACTCCCGCGACAGAAGTAACGTCCCGACTGGTGATCTCGGAATCCATCAGGAACGCGGCCACCAACGCTCTGATCCGCCAGACCTCCTTCGACTACAAGATCGTCAACGGCAAGGTGACTTACTGCAAGCTCGTCAATTACGACGAAACAGGGACGATACAGGGAAGCAACATCTACATCTTCCAGTCCACGCTGAAGAGTTCCAGCGAGATCGTGCTCGGCCCGGCGGGCGAGCAGATGCAGAAGACCACCACGTGGTACGACGCCAGGGGACAGCCAAGCAGAGTGGACACCTACAGCGGCAGCTCTGCTGAGGTAAGCTACTCGGAGTACATGGCCTACGATGACTGGGGCAACGTGATATTCACCAGGGACGCCCTCGGCCACGACTCATACTATTCGTACGCCAACACCGATACCCAGAACTCGTTCCAGGGCGGGACCATACTGGAAAGGACCTCTACTGGCAAAATATTCCACGACGCGTTCGATGACTGGGACCTTTCGGATTGGACCGTGGACGCCGGAGCGGGGAGCGTGCAGCTGGACGGATCTGCGGACCCGACAAGAGCGCCGTCCCTCAAGCTTACTCGAACAACAACGTCCGGCGACTTGTCAGCAACTCATCAGTTCGCCGGGCAGAGCGGCAACTTCAACATCCAGACCTCCTTCATGACGCGGAACACGCTTCCAAACTACATCATGGCGATGAGTGGCAGCACGGCCCGGATCAATTTCGAGTCGCAGGGCGGCTATTTCAAATATTATACCGGAAGCGCATGGGTCTCGGTCGCACCATGTGCGCCTAACACATGGTACGATGTCGGGTTCGCCGTCAAGTACTCCAGCAATGCATACGACATCTATATCGACGGAGTGCTGGTGAAGAGCAACGTTCCCCTCTTGGCGTCGGGACAGCTCAACGCCATAAGGTTCCAGGCAAACTCAAATGGCGGAACCGCGACCGCCCTGTGGTTCGACGACGTCCGGATATACAAGAGCAGCACCGTCACCGTCAGCGGGCTGGAAGCGGACGACATCGTCGAGCTGTACAACTCAAGGGGCGAGCTTCTGGACCGCAGCAAGTCCGGAACGCTCAGCATCCCTCCGTTCTCCCGGCTGTCGTTACCTGCGTACATTAGGCTTCTCAAAGTAGGTGACACCTCGATCTCCACCCCCATGATGGACATCTGGGGCGGGGATGCGTACTCTGTCGTAGACGGCACTTTCATCGCAGGTGTGAAGGGGATCTCCAGCGGATACGCTCAATCCCGGAGCTCCATCGCCGACGATGCCTGGCCGTCCGGCTCGACCACTTATTCCTTCATGATGGAGTACAGTTGGATAACGGATTCCGATTATGCCGTCACCAGCGACAAGTATCGGCAGAGTGGGTACTCGATAAGCATATATAATCACGGCCACGGCTTCAAATCCACCACATCCTACATGCGCGTGAACGCATCGGACGCTATCGTTCAGTATATATGGCTTGAGGACGGGAAGATGCCTCAAGAGATCGTGCTCCAGTACTTCGTCAACGGTGTCTGGAAGAGAGCATACTGGGGCGGAGACACATCTGGAAACGATGCATTCACCACTCTAGTTCCCTCTGAACTGGAACCCCTATCACAACACATTCATCGCATCGGGAACGTGCCGCAGATTACGGGGCAATGGGCACAACTTACCGTCAAGGCATCTGACCTTGGGATACCTGATGGCAGCAACATCTATGGGATCATCTACGGCCTCAGGGGCGGGACGGCCAAGTGGGACAGCTCCGGCGTCCATGGCCTCGGGGTCAGGGTGGACGGCCTATCGTCCGGCATGACGGTGAAGATGACGCTGGTGAACGGTACCACGGTGTCGAAGACCGCCACTTCCGGCTCTGTAACTCTGGACCTGTACTCCCAGGGCGTTCGGGCGTTCCCCATCTCCGCTTCCTTCGAGATCTACGACAGCGTCGGGACCTTGGTCTACGCCAGCCCCGTCTATGATGAGATCTACAACTACGACAAGTTCAGCTACGAGGGGACCGACTTCTACGCGAACAACATCAAGAGCGATCTGCACAGCAGTCTGGCAGGCGCGCTGACCTATCAGAACGACGAAGGAACGACAGCGCAGGATAGCTACATCAAGTACAATTATGACGGGTATCCTATCGCGTCGAAGTCCAGGCTTGGCTCCGGATGGGCCTGCACCGAGTCGTTCTACGACATCTGCGGCAATCTGGTGTCGAGCACCGATGCCGCCGGCGTGAGGACGTATTACGAATATGGGGACGGAAGAACATACCTGGAGCGTACATGGGGCGCTGCGATCGGCGAAGCGGTCGAAGAACTGGAAAACTTCGGATCGCCGAGCGGTTGGACTCTGTCTAAAGGTTCAAGCAACGGCAATGTTGCTTGGCTGGTAGGGCAATACAGCACGTCCAGATACTGCTCTCCCTCCAGCTCGGTGGAGCTCGGTTTCACCACCGGCGCTCCCAGTACCTACGATACCGGCTCCGTCACCGCCTGGAAGGAATACAACATCGCTGAGGTAAACGAGATCTCGACGAAGATGTACGTGAGCGAGCACTCTCACGACGGCCGCCAATGGGACACCCTGGACTCTGCCATACGTATGAGATTGTACGACGCCTCCGGTACCAATTACGCCACCTACGCCTATTGGCTGGCATGCTGGAGACAATCAACGGACAATCGCACCGCTCCCGATAGCTACACTAAGGTCATCTACGGCAAGCCGCCGATGAACGCCTGGCTTGACGTCGTTCTGCATCCTTCTGAGGACTGGGATATAGATTGGAGCGATTGCTCAAAGGTGCGCATCGAGCTCCATGTATACGGTTCCGGCACCGTCGCCGACAAGTTCAGGGTAAACTATGACGACCTATCCATACATGGCCGGGCGCAGGACGAGCGGGGGCGAACATCATATTCTTACGATCTTGCCACCGGGCGGCTAAATTCAGTCACCGACGCCTACGACGCTACGACCAGCTATCAGTACGATGTGCTCGGCCGGACCGTTAGGACGACCAACCCCGACGGGACCAGCGTTTCCATCGAGTACGACGACGAGAACAACAAGGCCGCTTACTATGACGAGCTGGGACGCAAGACCGTGAGCTACTACGACGTCATCGGCCGCCTCGTCAAGGTGGAAAGCTACGGGTTGTCGAGCACGCCGCACTCCCAAGTCACGTATGAATATAACTGGCAGGACCTGCCTGTCCGGGTAGTAGACGAGATGGGCCGGGCGACCGAGTACTCATATGATTATCTTGGTCGCCAAACCTCCGCCGCCGTTTACGATGAAGGGACCGGTGCCACGACCATCAATGATGACTTCACTTCGACCGCGGGATGGCAGCCGTACTCGCACCGCTCCTGGCTTACCTCCTCGTTCTCGACCGAGCAATACCATTCCGCCGGGCAGTCCGTGAAGCTCACCTCTATCGGAGGAGGCGCCGACGGTCAGGATTACGGCACCACGACGATGAGCAAGGACCTCAGCGCCAGTGAGATATCGGATCTCTCGGTGAAGATGTTCGTGAGCGAGTACTCTCACAACGGCTGGCAGTGGGACCGCCTTGAGTCAGGCATCAAGCTGAGGTTGTACGACGCCTCCGGGAGCAATTATGCCAACTACACGTACTGGCTGTCATGCTGGACCCAAAGTTCGGACAGCCGAACTACAACGGACCCGAACACCAAGGTCATCTACGGCAAGCCGGCCCTGAACACCTGGCTGAATATCGTTCTTCATCCCTCCGATGATTGGAACATCGACTGGTCTCGCTGCGACGATGTGAGGTTCGAATTCTTCGTCGATATCGGCGGCTCCAACGCGGACCGCTTCACCGTGTACTACGACGATCTCTCCGTCGAATGCGCCGGCAGCGTCACCAGCAGGTACGCATCGTACACCGAGTACGATGACGTGAACCGCCTGGTAACGTACATCGACGAGCTCGGCAACAAGAAAGTGATGAAGTACGACGTGCTGGGTCGCCTTAACGCTTCCCGGGAGTACCACTCCTCGACGCAGTACTACGAGACGCTGATGAGCTACGATGCCGCCGGCAACCTCAAGACCGTGAGGCAGGCCAACGGCGAAGTCACCCGCATGCACTACGACGCCTTGGGCCGGCAGACCTCCATCCTGTACCCGGACGGCTTCTCCGAATCGTGGACCTACGACAACGCCGGAAAGGTGCTCACATCCACATCCAGGAGCGGACTGGTGACCACATCCTCCTACGACGGCTTCGGCTACCTGACGAGCGTGGCGAGCGAGGATGATACCATCACCACCGGCTATGATCTCAAAGGACGTGTCGTCGAGAAAAGCAACGATCTAGGCACGATAACCTACCAGTATGACGACATGGACCGGGTCGTCGAGATGATCGAGATCGTGGACGGCGTTCCGTTCACTCTCTCGTACGAGTACGACGACGTCGGGAACCTGCTGCACGTCGACTATCCTGATTCCGGCAGGGTATCGTACGTTTACGACGACCTCGACCGTTTGGTAGACATAGTATCCGGCGGGACGAACCTGCTGCACCTCGCGTACAACCTCGACGGCTCCGTAGCAACGGAAACCTACCTCGGCGGCAACTCCGTCGTTTCGTACTCTTACAACGGACGAGGATGGGTCAGCGGCATATCGGCGGAGGACCGCTACGGTGCCGATATCCTGGGACTGCGGTACAACTACGACGCGGCAGGCAACGTGCTCAGGATCCAGGACAGCGTCGGTCCGGCGGGCACGGAGGACTATACGTACGACGCTCTCGGTCGTTTGACCAAAGCGACCGGGGCGTGGGGCAGCATACAGTACGGCTACGATGCCGTCGGGAACCGAATATGGAAGAACGAGAACGGGAACAACGTGTCGTACTCCTACGGCGTGTACAACCAGCTCTCCTCGGATGGAACATGGGGATACAGGTACGATGAGGACGGGAACGTGGCGTGGAAGGAAACCTCGTCGCTGAAGTACAACTACCTGTATGACCCGCTCGGCCGGATGAGCTCCGTTGTCAAATACCAGTGGCAGTCAGGTAGCTGGGTCTCAGCGGTGATGGGCGAATATGGCTACGACGCCAACGGGGCCAGGGCCATGACGATCGATCCGTCGGGCACAAGCCGCTTCGTCTACTCCGGCCACGATCCCGTGTACGAGGTCTCCTCCGACGGTACGACCAACAAGTACGTGTATGCCAACGGGCGGCTGGCCGTAAGGATCGTCGACGGGACCGAGAACGACTGCTACATCTCCGACGCTCTCGGTTCGACGAGACTGGTGCTGAAGAACGGGAACGCCGGTCCACAGGACATCCTGTTCTCGGCGGTGACGTACAAGCCGTTCGGCGCCGTTTACTCCCCGACCGGTTACGACCAAGTTATGTTCGCCGGGGAAATGATCGACGGTACCGGCCTGGTGTACCTGTTCGCTCGCTACTATGATCCGGAGCTGGGACGGTTCCTCGCCCTAGATCCAGAGCTTGGCTCGCTGTCGATGCCGCAGACCCTGAACCGGTACGTGTACTGCGTGAACAGCCCGCTGATGTTCATCGACCCGACCGGAATGAGCATCTTCGGAGACATTGGCAACTGGTTCAGCAATAATTGGAAGACAGTTGCTGTCGTCGCTGTTTGTGTCGTACTTACGGTGGCGACCGCGGGTGTCGCGTCACCCGCTCTCGCCCTTGCCGCTTCGGTAGCCATCGGCGCGGGGACGAGCGCTTTGGATTACGGTCTGAATGCGGGATCGAGCTTCTCCTGGGAAGGATTGGCGGCGAGCACGGCAATAGGCGCCGGGACCGGGGCGATAGGCTTCGGGGCGGGAGCCGCGATAACCAAACTCGCGGCCAAAGGTCTGGCAGCTACTGCCGGATCAATAACGTCAAAACTATCACCGATATCCAAGAGCCTTCCTTCAAACGGTCGTTTCGCCGTCATTGGGGAATCCATGACTCGGGTCAATGAGTTCAAACTCAAGTACGGCGGCGAGACCATGCGGAAACTGCCGAGCACAATGCCAGAGGCGAAGATGGAGGTAAAAAATATCAAATGGATTAACAAAATGATGGATAAGGGATACCCCGTTGTAGATCTGGGTCGAAATCCAGAGTTTGTGAAGATGGGTTTGGAAACTAAAAAATTCTACCAGTTGGAACTAAAAGAGATAGCAGCACGAGGATATGAAAATGTGATAAAGATCAATTGGCCTTAG
- a CDS encoding aldehyde dehydrogenase family protein, protein MVRSINPRTGQPIKEFRSSSSSEVREAFGKARKAQKAWCLSTTKEDRAARLKDLEAVCRRRMDEVVGTMFEEVGIPKKALVGAYNSALSGVDGYVAEYLRAGDKEYPLPPAGWPDTRAEIQLLPHGAVAHIGVWNFPFWQTMITAMPALLTGNSVVYKPSELCTMSGLRIADLVHEAGYPKDLYVPLIGGAEVGREMVRSDCDAVAFTGNIETGRDVARNAGIKPLILELSGNDAAIVCEDADIEQAARGIAYGSFSRGGQVCVRVKRVYAHEAVAEEFLSRLVGIASKLDAEEDVGPLIREEARQNVNGVVQGAVEGGAELLCGGSSVDGPGFFYEPTVLRYSDDSLEVVRKETFGPVCPVKVVHDEEEAVRLANDTPYGLGATIWTRDMDKGSALARRMEAGNVWINECVRTLPCGEYFQGWKQSSIPSSMSRLQMFTKKRTVVSNASCEPRKHWPG, encoded by the coding sequence ATGGTCCGCTCCATAAATCCCCGCACCGGACAGCCGATCAAGGAATTCCGCTCCTCGTCGTCCAGCGAGGTCCGCGAGGCCTTCGGGAAGGCTAGGAAGGCGCAGAAGGCCTGGTGCCTCAGCACCACCAAGGAGGACCGCGCCGCCCGCCTGAAGGACCTCGAGGCGGTGTGCCGCAGGAGGATGGACGAGGTGGTGGGGACCATGTTCGAGGAGGTGGGCATACCCAAGAAGGCGCTGGTGGGGGCGTACAACAGCGCCCTCTCAGGAGTGGACGGCTACGTCGCCGAATACCTCCGCGCCGGAGACAAGGAGTACCCGCTGCCCCCGGCGGGATGGCCCGACACCAGGGCGGAGATACAGCTCCTGCCCCACGGGGCCGTGGCGCACATCGGGGTGTGGAACTTTCCCTTCTGGCAGACCATGATCACCGCGATGCCGGCGCTGCTGACCGGCAACTCCGTGGTGTACAAGCCGTCGGAGCTGTGCACCATGTCCGGGCTCAGGATCGCCGACCTGGTGCACGAGGCCGGGTACCCCAAGGACCTGTACGTACCTTTGATCGGCGGCGCAGAGGTGGGCAGGGAGATGGTGCGCTCCGACTGCGACGCCGTAGCGTTCACCGGGAACATCGAGACCGGCAGGGACGTCGCCAGGAACGCCGGGATCAAGCCCCTGATCTTGGAGCTGTCGGGCAACGACGCGGCCATCGTGTGCGAGGACGCCGACATCGAGCAGGCCGCCCGGGGCATTGCCTACGGCTCCTTCTCCCGCGGCGGGCAGGTGTGCGTGCGGGTAAAGCGGGTCTACGCGCACGAGGCCGTCGCGGAGGAGTTCCTGTCGAGGCTGGTGGGAATCGCCTCCAAGCTCGACGCAGAGGAGGACGTCGGCCCGCTCATCCGGGAGGAAGCGAGGCAGAACGTCAACGGGGTGGTGCAGGGCGCGGTGGAGGGGGGCGCGGAGCTTCTCTGCGGAGGGAGCAGCGTCGATGGGCCGGGCTTCTTCTACGAGCCGACGGTGCTGCGCTACAGCGACGACTCCCTGGAAGTGGTTAGGAAGGAGACCTTCGGACCGGTGTGCCCGGTCAAGGTGGTGCACGACGAGGAGGAGGCGGTGAGGCTGGCCAACGACACGCCCTACGGGCTCGGGGCGACCATCTGGACCAGGGACATGGATAAAGGGAGTGCGCTGGCGAGGCGGATGGAGGCCGGGAACGTGTGGATCAACGAGTGCGTTCGGACGCTGCCGTGCGGCGAGTACTTCCAAGGATGGAAGCAGAGCAGTATACCCTCCTCGATGTCCCGGCTGCAGATGTTCACCAAGAAGAGGACCGTGGTCTCTAACGCGTCATGTGAGCCGAGGAAGCACTGGCCGGGATGA
- the gcvT gene encoding glycine cleavage system aminomethyltransferase GcvT, producing the protein MMRTSLYPVHAALGARMVDFAGWEMPVQYTTVLDEHRAVRERAGLFDVSHMGDIVVRGEGAEGSLRRLLTNDLEGLPVGKGIYSHILDDQGRIMDDVIVFHLSPGTYLMVPNASRADEVFEWTAVHMEGGEVINVSDRLSCLALQGPRSRDILQRLAAFDLKGLKRFHGEFADLRVRSAEGARFLPGLLDLPAPAQGTVQCYVTRTGYTGEDGFEILVDNGAAAAVWSALMGAGRDAGLQPAGLGARDVLRLEMGYLLSGTDFDGAQTSLETGPDWVVKWDHQFIGRGALLKQREEGAPRKLVGIELQGRGIPRHGYPVVAEGREVGAVTSGTLSPALSRGIALAYVDPGHARTGQALEVRIRDAHVPAAVVKVPFLVKGGQHAK; encoded by the coding sequence ATGATGCGAACCTCCCTGTACCCGGTCCACGCCGCCCTGGGCGCGCGCATGGTCGATTTTGCCGGGTGGGAGATGCCGGTCCAGTACACCACCGTGCTGGACGAGCACCGCGCGGTCCGGGAGCGGGCGGGCCTGTTCGACGTCTCCCACATGGGCGACATCGTCGTCCGGGGGGAGGGGGCCGAAGGCTCTTTGCGCCGGCTGCTCACTAATGACCTCGAGGGGTTGCCGGTGGGAAAGGGGATCTACTCGCACATTCTCGACGATCAGGGGAGGATCATGGACGACGTCATAGTATTCCACTTGTCCCCGGGCACCTACCTCATGGTGCCCAATGCCTCCCGCGCCGACGAGGTCTTCGAGTGGACCGCCGTCCACATGGAGGGAGGGGAGGTCATCAACGTGTCCGACCGCCTGAGCTGCCTGGCCCTGCAGGGGCCGAGGTCCCGGGACATCCTGCAGCGCCTGGCGGCCTTCGACCTCAAGGGGCTGAAGCGCTTCCACGGCGAGTTCGCGGACCTGAGGGTCCGGAGCGCCGAGGGGGCACGGTTCCTGCCCGGCCTGCTGGACCTCCCCGCGCCGGCCCAGGGAACGGTGCAGTGCTACGTCACCCGCACCGGCTACACCGGGGAGGACGGCTTCGAGATCCTCGTGGATAACGGGGCCGCCGCGGCGGTATGGAGCGCCCTGATGGGCGCCGGTAGGGATGCCGGCCTCCAGCCGGCCGGCCTGGGGGCCCGGGACGTGCTCCGCCTGGAGATGGGGTACCTGCTCTCCGGCACCGACTTCGACGGGGCCCAGACCTCCCTGGAGACGGGCCCGGACTGGGTGGTCAAGTGGGACCATCAGTTCATCGGAAGAGGCGCGCTGCTGAAACAGAGGGAGGAGGGGGCGCCCCGCAAGCTGGTGGGCATCGAGCTGCAAGGGAGGGGGATCCCCCGGCACGGCTATCCCGTCGTTGCCGAGGGGAGGGAGGTGGGCGCGGTCACCTCGGGAACGCTGTCCCCCGCCCTCAGCAGGGGCATCGCCCTGGCCTACGTCGACCCGGGGCACGCCAGGACAGGGCAGGCGCTGGAAGTGAGGATAAGGGACGCCCATGTCCCCGCCGCGGTGGTGAAGGTACCGTTCCTGGTGAAGGGAGGGCAGCATGCGAAGTAA
- a CDS encoding M20 family metallopeptidase — MRSNVVPTLQELISFESDLHSDMGPVLGYVSGRLKDAGMRVRRVGKEDFPVIIATYGRGGMLFSGHLDTVPVGTGWSREQGEIDGPRLYGRGSTDMKGFGAAVIEAAEDLVKEKVPFSVCFTTDEEEQMEGVDAAVQESVVKNAKGVLVGEPTGLAPAYREKGLFRFRLTTKGRAAHASQPWLGDDAVLKMHYLIDRLLDLAEISTQKSTGMTLCVTTIQGGDKNNVVADHCTAEVDMRFPLPQTSLDVQDIVVNRLRGEAFQMQVEYTIEAFESDPRSEIGAELARFLGTEPTVVPYATEAPKFAAVNPNVFICGPGDPKLAHTIDEHVLIRELEEAYDMITHIARYVQG; from the coding sequence ATGCGAAGTAACGTGGTCCCCACGCTCCAGGAGCTGATCTCCTTTGAGAGCGACCTGCACTCCGACATGGGGCCGGTGCTCGGGTACGTGAGCGGCAGGCTGAAGGACGCGGGCATGAGGGTGCGCAGGGTAGGGAAGGAGGACTTCCCGGTCATCATCGCCACCTACGGCCGCGGCGGCATGCTCTTCTCCGGTCACCTGGACACCGTGCCCGTAGGCACCGGGTGGAGCAGGGAGCAGGGCGAGATCGACGGCCCCCGCCTGTACGGGCGGGGCTCCACCGACATGAAGGGCTTCGGCGCCGCGGTCATCGAGGCGGCCGAGGACCTGGTGAAGGAGAAGGTGCCCTTCTCGGTATGCTTCACCACCGACGAGGAGGAGCAGATGGAGGGAGTGGATGCGGCGGTCCAGGAAAGCGTGGTCAAGAATGCCAAGGGCGTGCTGGTGGGCGAGCCCACCGGCCTCGCCCCCGCGTACCGGGAGAAGGGCTTGTTCCGCTTCCGGCTCACCACCAAGGGCAGGGCCGCCCACGCCTCCCAGCCGTGGCTGGGAGATGACGCCGTGCTCAAGATGCACTACCTGATCGACCGGCTGCTGGACCTGGCGGAGATATCCACGCAGAAGAGCACCGGCATGACCCTGTGCGTCACCACCATTCAGGGGGGAGACAAGAACAACGTGGTGGCGGACCACTGCACCGCCGAGGTGGACATGCGGTTCCCCCTGCCGCAGACCAGCCTGGACGTCCAGGACATCGTGGTGAACCGCCTGCGGGGCGAGGCGTTCCAGATGCAGGTGGAGTACACCATCGAGGCGTTCGAGTCGGACCCCCGCTCGGAGATCGGCGCCGAGCTGGCGAGGTTCCTGGGGACCGAGCCCACCGTGGTGCCGTACGCCACCGAGGCGCCCAAGTTCGCGGCCGTCAATCCCAACGTGTTCATCTGCGGCCCCGGCGACCCCAAGCTGGCGCACACCATCGACGAGCACGTGCTGATCCGCGAGCTGGAGGAGGCGTACGACATGATCACGCACATCGCCCGCTACGTTCAGGGGTAG